A part of Paenarthrobacter sp. A20 genomic DNA contains:
- a CDS encoding MFS transporter, with protein sequence MSTLAETKSSRGNVTALMVALLAACVAFQLNASMLSPALVTMGNELNTDQATIGLSQTWFFTAAALFSLFLPRLSDIVGRKKILVGMMLLMAVGSVIAALAPDVTWLFVGRIIQGVSGPTVPLCLIMLRSAVSNPRKYGTLMGLITAVNGGVAGVDSFVGGYFAENFGFRSIFWLMVALALVATVLIAVLAGESKPAAGTTMDWLGVFFIVIAVGALLTALNEGAKLATAFDAGTLTLAIVLTVIAVVAFFAFWTVEKRAKQPMVETVHLRQRSTWAPLLTTTLTMTGIFAVINGIVPAYVQAADPGFGVGPTEMSLIILTPYALLGWLFGPISGRLAPVLGYTKVLRIGLVGSLVALAIIAFFGLNSLPMMIVGTALLGIMYAGTVNIMLNGLGVVLSPQGNPGFLPGMNAGAFNLGAGLSFLVLPAVLVATASLNDAKASYLTVVVVGLAITLAAFAASLLIPKPVDAEVTDAEKVTA encoded by the coding sequence ATGTCGACCCTCGCAGAAACCAAGTCGTCCCGAGGCAACGTCACTGCCCTCATGGTCGCCCTGTTGGCCGCCTGTGTGGCCTTCCAGCTCAACGCCTCCATGCTCAGCCCCGCGCTGGTCACCATGGGCAACGAGCTCAACACGGACCAAGCAACCATCGGCCTGTCCCAGACCTGGTTCTTCACAGCCGCGGCCCTCTTCTCGCTCTTCCTCCCCCGGCTCAGCGACATCGTGGGCCGCAAGAAGATCCTTGTGGGCATGATGCTCCTGATGGCTGTCGGCTCGGTCATCGCCGCACTGGCTCCGGACGTCACGTGGCTCTTCGTGGGCCGCATCATCCAGGGCGTCAGCGGCCCAACGGTTCCGCTCTGCCTGATCATGCTTCGCTCCGCCGTCAGCAACCCCCGCAAGTACGGCACTCTCATGGGCCTCATCACGGCGGTCAACGGTGGCGTGGCCGGCGTCGACTCGTTCGTTGGCGGCTACTTTGCTGAGAACTTCGGTTTCCGCAGCATCTTCTGGCTCATGGTGGCACTGGCCCTGGTTGCCACCGTGTTGATCGCCGTCCTGGCCGGGGAAAGCAAGCCTGCCGCCGGCACCACCATGGACTGGCTGGGCGTGTTCTTCATCGTGATCGCCGTGGGCGCACTCCTGACGGCACTGAACGAGGGCGCCAAGCTGGCCACGGCTTTCGACGCCGGCACCCTGACGCTCGCGATCGTGCTCACGGTGATTGCCGTCGTCGCGTTCTTTGCCTTCTGGACTGTAGAGAAGCGTGCCAAGCAGCCCATGGTGGAAACAGTGCACCTGCGCCAACGCTCCACCTGGGCACCGCTGCTGACCACCACCCTGACCATGACGGGCATCTTCGCTGTCATCAACGGCATCGTCCCGGCCTATGTGCAGGCAGCGGATCCGGGCTTCGGCGTTGGTCCCACGGAGATGTCGCTTATCATCCTGACTCCTTACGCACTGCTCGGTTGGCTGTTCGGCCCGATCAGTGGCCGCCTTGCACCGGTTCTTGGCTACACAAAAGTCCTGCGCATCGGCTTGGTCGGCAGCCTTGTTGCACTGGCCATCATCGCGTTCTTCGGGCTCAACAGCCTGCCCATGATGATCGTGGGCACGGCATTGCTGGGCATCATGTACGCCGGTACCGTCAACATCATGCTGAACGGACTGGGCGTTGTCCTCTCGCCGCAGGGCAACCCGGGCTTCCTCCCCGGGATGAACGCGGGCGCCTTCAACCTTGGCGCCGGGTTGAGCTTCCTGGTTCTTCCCGCCGTCCTCGTCGCGACAGCATCATTGAATGACGCCAAGGCCTCCTACCTGACCGTTGTAGTAGTGGGTCTCGCCATCACGTTGGCTGCCTTCGCAGCATCGCTCCTGATTCCGAAGCCTGTCGACGCAGAAGTGACCGACGCTGAAAAGGTGACCGCATGA
- a CDS encoding nucleoside hydrolase: MERNVDPKPITARKKIILDCDPGHDDAVALLLAHGNPDIELLAVTTVVGNQTLEKVTRNALSVATIAGITGVPFAAGCDRPLVRTIETAPSIHGDSGMDGPEQPESAIELDPRHAVDLIIETVMAHEPGTVTLVPTAGLTNIAMAARKEPRIVERVKEVVLMGGGYHVGNWSAVAEFNIIIDPEAAHIVFNEKWPVVMVGLDLTHQALATDEVVNRIAKIGTKPAKFVMELMDFFQKTYKDAQGFDFPPVHDPCAVAYVIDPTVMTTRKVPVDIELQGKLTLGMTVADFRAPAPEDCHTSVAVDLDHQKFWDLVTDAIERIGEPTLDGGADATAEVNATAEAILAGEAK, encoded by the coding sequence GTGGAGAGAAACGTGGACCCCAAACCCATAACAGCACGCAAGAAGATCATTCTTGACTGCGACCCTGGCCATGACGACGCAGTGGCCCTGCTGCTGGCACACGGCAACCCGGACATCGAACTGCTGGCCGTGACCACCGTGGTGGGAAACCAGACCCTCGAGAAGGTCACCCGCAACGCCCTCTCGGTCGCCACGATCGCCGGCATCACCGGCGTCCCGTTTGCAGCCGGTTGCGACCGCCCCTTGGTCCGCACCATCGAAACGGCCCCCAGCATTCATGGCGATTCCGGCATGGACGGCCCGGAGCAGCCCGAGTCCGCCATCGAGCTGGACCCGCGCCACGCCGTCGACCTCATCATTGAAACCGTCATGGCACACGAGCCGGGCACCGTCACCCTGGTCCCCACCGCCGGCCTCACCAATATCGCCATGGCCGCCCGCAAGGAGCCCCGCATAGTGGAGCGGGTCAAGGAAGTTGTGCTCATGGGCGGCGGCTACCACGTGGGTAACTGGAGCGCCGTGGCGGAGTTCAACATCATCATCGATCCCGAAGCCGCGCACATCGTCTTCAACGAGAAGTGGCCCGTGGTGATGGTCGGCCTGGACCTCACGCACCAGGCGCTGGCCACGGACGAGGTGGTGAACCGCATAGCAAAAATCGGCACCAAGCCTGCCAAGTTCGTCATGGAACTCATGGACTTCTTCCAGAAGACCTACAAGGACGCGCAGGGCTTCGACTTCCCGCCGGTCCACGATCCGTGCGCCGTCGCCTACGTCATCGACCCCACCGTGATGACCACCCGCAAGGTCCCCGTGGACATCGAACTCCAGGGCAAGCTCACCCTCGGCATGACCGTTGCCGACTTCCGTGCCCCTGCCCCCGAGGACTGCCACACGTCCGTCGCCGTGGACCTGGACCACCAGAAGTTCTGGGACCTGGTCACCGACGCGATCGAACGGATCGGCGAACCAACGCTCGACGGCGGCGCTGACGCCACCGCTGAAGTCAACGCCACCGCAGAGGCCATCCTGGCGGGAGAAGCCAAGTAA
- a CDS encoding LacI family DNA-binding transcriptional regulator, whose protein sequence is MESLDRRNTRAPRVTAAMVAARAGVSTATVSLVANGKTQGRVSDDNISRVRSAISELGYVVDSIGSSLARGVSSIVILVTPDVSNPFFANVIAGVRESLGSQYQLLLSVTDAGESPQADDVRKLLALRPAGLLVGAPSAEFLEDLSAAGPLVLLDAPGLESYAPSVNLDVAQGARELARHLASSGHTRAAYVDGVTGTATFQLRREAFLEEAAACGLLVADGHVISTPIDVGAAASAFADAWPGWQREGVTAVVCGTDTHAYGVLQEARVEGVRIPEELAVAGFDDLPYSATSNPSLTTVHLPATPLGRKAGEQLRGLMEGLALDEPHVTLESSLVVRGSTSPA, encoded by the coding sequence ATGGAATCCCTGGATCGGCGGAACACCCGTGCGCCCCGCGTCACTGCTGCGATGGTGGCGGCGCGCGCCGGCGTTTCCACGGCCACGGTTTCCTTGGTGGCCAACGGCAAGACGCAGGGTCGGGTGTCCGACGACAACATCTCCCGCGTCCGTTCCGCCATCTCCGAGCTGGGGTACGTCGTGGACAGCATCGGGAGTTCGTTGGCTCGAGGAGTCAGTTCCATTGTCATTCTGGTGACGCCGGATGTGTCCAACCCGTTCTTTGCCAACGTCATTGCAGGCGTGCGGGAGTCGCTGGGCTCCCAGTACCAGCTGCTGCTCTCCGTCACCGACGCCGGTGAGTCACCGCAGGCCGACGACGTCCGCAAACTGCTCGCCCTTCGGCCGGCTGGTCTGCTGGTGGGTGCCCCCAGTGCAGAGTTCCTGGAAGATTTGTCCGCGGCCGGACCGCTGGTGCTGCTGGATGCGCCAGGGCTTGAGTCCTACGCGCCGTCCGTGAACCTTGATGTTGCCCAAGGAGCCCGTGAGCTGGCCCGTCATTTGGCGTCGTCCGGTCATACGCGGGCTGCCTACGTGGACGGCGTTACCGGAACCGCGACCTTCCAATTGCGCAGGGAAGCGTTCCTGGAGGAGGCGGCAGCATGCGGTCTTTTGGTGGCCGATGGGCACGTCATCAGCACCCCGATCGACGTCGGTGCCGCCGCTTCCGCGTTCGCCGACGCCTGGCCGGGCTGGCAGCGTGAGGGGGTGACCGCCGTCGTCTGCGGCACTGACACGCACGCTTACGGCGTGTTGCAGGAAGCCCGCGTTGAGGGTGTCCGGATCCCTGAAGAGCTTGCCGTGGCGGGCTTCGATGACCTGCCCTATTCGGCCACGAGCAACCCCAGCCTCACCACGGTGCACCTGCCCGCAACCCCGCTGGGACGCAAGGCGGGGGAGCAATTGCGCGGACTGATGGAAGGACTGGCGCTGGACGAACCGCATGTGACGCTGGAGAGCTCGCTGGTGGTGCGGGGATCTACGTCGCCTGCTTAG
- a CDS encoding ribokinase: protein MTSAPKAGIVVVGSLNADLTIYCDRLPQPGETVHGNGFAVNPGGKSANQAVAASKLGGQVSLIGAVGDDPNGTMLLDSTASAGVDVSRVRRSDKATGVAVISVDASGENSIIISAGANGTLRPADVTPDAFRDAAVVCLCLEVGIDTVIAAAQAGHDAGATVLLNLSPYAEVPELLAGLSDVLLVNAHEASLFLGTEADIPDVEAEAEAWEPVRSQFADRGLQRVLVTLGARGSVVLDSLARGAEDHVTRIAPTRVSAVDTTGAGDAFTGAVAARLAAGESLADAAAFASVAAALAATKKGTQAAYPSTADVEQLRDA from the coding sequence ATGACCAGCGCACCCAAGGCGGGAATCGTCGTCGTCGGCTCCCTCAACGCCGACCTCACCATCTACTGCGACCGACTCCCCCAGCCCGGGGAGACGGTTCACGGCAATGGATTTGCCGTGAACCCCGGCGGAAAGAGCGCCAACCAGGCCGTTGCCGCGAGCAAGCTCGGCGGCCAGGTCAGCCTGATCGGCGCCGTGGGAGATGACCCCAACGGCACCATGCTCTTGGACTCGACCGCCAGCGCCGGCGTGGACGTATCCCGCGTCCGACGCTCTGATAAAGCCACAGGTGTCGCAGTCATCTCCGTGGATGCGAGTGGCGAGAACAGCATCATCATTTCAGCCGGCGCCAATGGCACGCTCAGGCCCGCGGACGTTACGCCCGACGCCTTCCGGGATGCGGCCGTAGTGTGCCTCTGCCTGGAGGTGGGGATCGATACCGTGATTGCCGCCGCCCAAGCAGGGCACGACGCCGGAGCGACGGTTCTTCTGAACCTCTCGCCGTACGCTGAGGTGCCGGAGCTTTTGGCCGGGTTGAGCGACGTACTGCTGGTGAACGCGCACGAAGCTTCGCTGTTCCTTGGCACCGAAGCTGACATTCCCGACGTCGAGGCAGAAGCCGAAGCCTGGGAGCCAGTCCGGAGCCAGTTCGCCGACCGTGGATTGCAGCGTGTGCTGGTCACCCTCGGCGCGCGGGGATCCGTGGTCTTGGATTCGCTTGCCCGCGGCGCGGAGGATCACGTCACCCGCATCGCCCCGACACGCGTCAGCGCCGTGGACACCACGGGCGCCGGCGACGCGTTCACGGGGGCAGTTGCCGCACGTCTTGCTGCCGGGGAATCCCTGGCCGATGCCGCAGCGTTTGCCTCGGTAGCCGCAGCATTGGCGGCCACGAAGAAGGGTACGCAAGCCGCGTACCCAAGCACCGCCGACGTCGAGCAGCTGCGGGACGCTTAG
- a CDS encoding TetR/AcrR family transcriptional regulator, producing MAWDTERTKGLLLEAATSEFCARGLAGARIDRIAAEAGVNKERIYQYFGNKNALFDAVIVAALSTLMDEVPIEGSGPEAMADYAGRLFDHHQTDATAPRLLFWEGLERGTDVVGLPKRMANCASKVNSTIAALPGISREDAGDLLITIVSLCDAAPVLPALDGLMAGDRPGRTERRRAAVVRTVHLAAAALAAEANAPATTA from the coding sequence ATGGCGTGGGACACAGAGCGAACAAAGGGACTGCTGCTCGAGGCAGCGACGTCGGAGTTTTGCGCGCGTGGACTGGCCGGTGCCCGCATCGACCGCATCGCGGCTGAGGCAGGCGTTAACAAGGAGCGGATCTACCAGTACTTCGGCAATAAGAACGCACTCTTCGACGCCGTGATCGTTGCCGCACTGAGCACCCTCATGGACGAAGTTCCCATCGAGGGCAGTGGGCCCGAGGCCATGGCGGACTACGCCGGACGCCTCTTCGACCACCACCAAACCGATGCCACGGCACCCCGCCTCCTCTTCTGGGAGGGCCTGGAACGGGGCACGGACGTTGTGGGCCTGCCCAAGCGGATGGCCAACTGTGCGTCAAAGGTCAACAGCACCATCGCCGCCCTGCCCGGCATCTCCAGGGAAGACGCCGGAGACCTGCTCATCACCATCGTGAGCCTCTGCGACGCCGCACCCGTACTGCCCGCGCTCGACGGACTGATGGCCGGCGACAGGCCAGGCCGGACCGAAAGGCGACGTGCCGCCGTCGTACGCACCGTTCACCTGGCCGCCGCAGCGCTGGCCGCCGAAGCCAACGCTCCAGCGACCACCGCTTAA
- a CDS encoding low molecular weight protein-tyrosine-phosphatase, which yields MYSTTSPYRIITVCTGNICRSPMAALMLTEAFEAEGLGQLVAVDSAGTTGYEVGHPIDPRAARVLTAQHIASEDHVAREWRHDWFAERELILALDVDHFGWLQQGAPDRPSLEKVRMLRSFDPHMAGRSSLDLGIEDPWYGGHTDFDNTWTLVKASIPGIVQYVKTAIAAVDDAQAHEHQQVTSMS from the coding sequence ATGTACTCAACGACGAGCCCATACCGCATCATCACGGTCTGCACTGGAAACATCTGCCGCTCACCCATGGCAGCGCTCATGCTCACCGAAGCCTTCGAAGCGGAAGGGCTCGGCCAGCTCGTTGCAGTGGACTCTGCGGGCACCACCGGGTACGAGGTCGGGCATCCCATCGATCCCCGCGCAGCCCGGGTCCTCACAGCCCAGCACATCGCGTCAGAGGATCATGTAGCCAGGGAATGGCGGCATGACTGGTTCGCCGAACGGGAGCTGATCCTCGCACTCGACGTGGACCACTTCGGCTGGCTGCAGCAAGGCGCCCCGGACCGCCCGTCACTGGAGAAGGTTCGAATGCTGCGCAGCTTCGATCCCCACATGGCAGGGCGCAGCTCCCTGGACCTGGGCATCGAGGACCCTTGGTACGGCGGCCACACTGACTTCGACAACACCTGGACGCTCGTCAAGGCGTCCATCCCCGGAATCGTGCAGTACGTCAAGACAGCGATCGCTGCGGTTGACGACGCCCAAGCCCACGAGCACCAGCAGGTAACCTCTATGTCATGA
- a CDS encoding M60 family metallopeptidase has product MTESHSPVPVSHKADNAGTAALGRHAISRRGALGAMAVVAGGLMVPWAAGPAAADTRTSQSRSQIVTAMPDSHGSEEDRLQISLCTTNLQSTGFHLPANASLIVSVKAMTADAVLVIGAPDADARPEFKKSREYPLKRGKNVITDAGGGVIYYKVIGDGGYVNATLDAAAQPMPYFVYGRTSELEFQRQLDERPTPFVELVSAHATVTVERASALRYRSENHSDLMFTFEDLISIEDVTSGYDGSSPVHARQPHPYHLVGYPSAIANVGAYATHGHTSFPPPIQDRLLTVEGLRMRGWGIYHELGHQHQQVTYKPTSLTEVTVNIYSLAVNASFARKYGQQPRLHVPDGTTGLTPWESAVPMIGSDGVVYGTTFDGMERLVMFEQLRLGFKNFWPTLHKIIREQRPPKGDYWDEVYRLRNFVVWASKAANTDLSDFFLKWGFTVDDDARAQIAAAGLVPPSSDPTLIRDEAQLMLAKQIQSQKSLAARSQFEEAGAQ; this is encoded by the coding sequence ATGACTGAAAGCCATAGCCCCGTCCCCGTTTCCCATAAAGCCGATAATGCCGGAACAGCGGCCCTGGGGCGTCACGCCATCAGCAGGCGTGGTGCCTTGGGCGCCATGGCGGTGGTTGCCGGTGGCCTGATGGTGCCGTGGGCTGCCGGTCCGGCTGCGGCTGATACCCGAACCAGCCAGTCGCGCAGCCAAATCGTCACAGCAATGCCGGATTCACATGGCTCGGAGGAGGATAGGCTGCAGATCTCCCTGTGCACCACCAACCTTCAATCCACCGGGTTCCACCTCCCGGCAAACGCGTCCTTGATCGTTTCTGTGAAGGCGATGACCGCGGATGCCGTTCTGGTGATTGGGGCCCCCGACGCCGATGCCCGCCCTGAGTTCAAGAAGTCCCGTGAGTACCCACTTAAGCGGGGAAAGAACGTGATTACTGATGCCGGCGGCGGAGTGATCTACTACAAGGTGATCGGCGACGGCGGATACGTCAACGCCACGCTCGACGCCGCCGCGCAGCCTATGCCCTACTTCGTGTATGGCCGCACCAGTGAACTTGAGTTCCAGCGGCAGCTCGATGAGCGTCCAACCCCGTTCGTGGAACTGGTCAGTGCGCATGCAACAGTCACCGTAGAGCGCGCGTCGGCACTGCGGTATCGCTCAGAGAACCATTCAGACTTGATGTTCACGTTCGAGGACCTGATCTCCATCGAGGACGTGACCAGCGGGTACGACGGCTCAAGTCCAGTCCATGCCCGCCAACCCCACCCGTATCACCTGGTGGGGTATCCCTCGGCGATTGCCAACGTTGGCGCCTACGCCACGCATGGGCATACGTCCTTTCCGCCGCCCATTCAGGACCGCCTCCTGACGGTGGAGGGCCTGCGCATGCGGGGTTGGGGGATCTATCACGAGCTGGGTCACCAACACCAGCAGGTGACCTACAAGCCAACGTCACTGACAGAGGTCACGGTGAACATCTACTCCCTCGCCGTGAATGCCAGCTTCGCCAGGAAGTACGGCCAGCAGCCTCGGCTTCACGTCCCCGATGGGACCACCGGCCTGACGCCGTGGGAATCGGCCGTGCCCATGATCGGCAGCGATGGGGTGGTGTACGGGACCACGTTCGACGGCATGGAACGTTTGGTCATGTTCGAACAGCTCCGCCTGGGCTTCAAGAACTTCTGGCCGACGCTGCACAAGATCATCAGGGAGCAGCGACCTCCCAAGGGTGACTACTGGGATGAGGTTTACCGTCTGCGCAACTTTGTGGTGTGGGCCAGCAAGGCCGCGAACACTGACTTGAGCGACTTCTTCCTCAAATGGGGCTTCACCGTGGACGACGACGCGCGTGCCCAGATCGCAGCGGCAGGGCTAGTGCCGCCGTCGAGCGATCCCACGCTGATCCGCGACGAAGCGCAGCTCATGCTGGCGAAGCAGATCCAGTCGCAAAAATCCCTCGCCGCGCGCTCGCAGTTTGAGGAGGCCGGTGCTCAGTAG
- the pabB gene encoding aminodeoxychorismate synthase component I: MTPAPVIIAVDGRSGAGKTTLAVELAARLRQHHKVSLFHLEDIYPGWNGLRTGIERYIATVLTPLSSGQAAEWTSWDWERHYDGGLNVTLPAEIVIVEGVGAAAAAARSMLDAVVWVESPGDDRRRRALARDGSTYEPYWDAWAAQEDEWLETDAVAGAADIRVQNPADGSAPDNVLQALMYLAPLAAILSPELSGRRGLQLRSERLDMMPDAAQLFQSLYGRSTNAVWLDSSNASAVAGRSQAAARSRFSILADDGGTYGQSVLHRAGATEVTAGSATVTTSGPFFRWLDSVWGRRAVRAPRGYDGQFTLGWLGYLGYELKRETGGNDVTSPTPDAALLFAGRAVVLDHREQTAWLLALEAPDADAWLREARTAVGAAVVPAAAVPDSGTAPSGLEFLSRDSATDYKRKIADSQHEISEGNSYEICLTTTLEAPAGNLDPWRSYLNLRRRNPAPFASYLRFGELVVASTSPERFLRILSDGGMRAEPIKGTRRRSPDAAEDSALRHELETSPKDRAENIMIVDLLRNDLSHFAIPGSVTVSRLCAIESYATVHQMVSTIDAHLKPGAPRAEALAAAFPAGSMTGAPKISTMDILDQLEAGPRGIYSGAIGYFSLNAATDLAVVIRTLVVNPDGDGGRTLSLGVGGAITADSVADDEYEEIRTKAFGVLSTLGAEFPG, translated from the coding sequence ATGACCCCTGCACCCGTGATCATCGCTGTTGACGGCAGGTCCGGCGCAGGAAAAACCACACTGGCCGTTGAACTGGCGGCCCGCCTTCGGCAGCACCACAAGGTTTCGCTTTTCCATCTGGAGGACATCTACCCCGGCTGGAACGGCCTCCGGACAGGCATTGAACGTTACATCGCCACAGTCCTGACGCCGCTGAGCTCCGGCCAGGCCGCCGAATGGACCAGCTGGGACTGGGAACGGCACTACGACGGCGGACTGAACGTCACACTGCCCGCCGAGATCGTGATTGTTGAAGGCGTTGGCGCTGCGGCAGCTGCTGCCCGTTCCATGCTGGACGCCGTGGTGTGGGTCGAATCCCCCGGTGATGACCGCCGTCGTCGTGCCTTGGCGCGGGACGGAAGCACCTACGAACCGTACTGGGACGCCTGGGCTGCCCAGGAGGATGAGTGGCTTGAAACGGATGCCGTGGCAGGCGCCGCCGACATCCGCGTGCAAAACCCTGCGGACGGAAGCGCTCCTGACAACGTATTGCAGGCCCTTATGTACTTGGCGCCGCTCGCGGCGATCCTCTCGCCCGAACTCAGTGGCCGCCGCGGACTGCAGCTGCGCTCCGAACGGCTGGACATGATGCCCGATGCGGCGCAGCTCTTCCAGTCGCTTTATGGCCGCTCCACGAACGCAGTATGGCTGGATTCCTCAAACGCCTCGGCGGTGGCCGGCAGGTCCCAGGCTGCTGCCCGCAGCCGCTTCAGCATCCTTGCCGACGACGGCGGCACCTACGGTCAGTCGGTCCTTCACCGGGCCGGGGCTACCGAAGTGACCGCCGGGTCCGCCACAGTGACCACGTCGGGACCGTTCTTCCGCTGGCTCGACTCCGTGTGGGGTCGGCGGGCTGTCCGTGCACCCCGCGGCTACGACGGCCAGTTCACGCTGGGCTGGCTGGGATACCTGGGCTACGAACTCAAACGGGAAACCGGCGGCAACGACGTCACCTCGCCCACTCCGGACGCAGCCTTGCTTTTCGCCGGCCGAGCCGTGGTGCTGGACCATCGGGAACAGACTGCCTGGCTGCTCGCCCTGGAAGCGCCCGACGCCGATGCGTGGTTGCGCGAGGCCCGCACCGCCGTCGGGGCTGCTGTGGTCCCGGCTGCCGCGGTCCCTGACTCCGGGACCGCTCCCTCTGGACTCGAGTTCCTCAGCCGCGACTCCGCCACGGACTACAAACGCAAGATCGCAGACTCCCAGCACGAAATCAGTGAAGGCAATTCCTACGAGATTTGCCTGACCACCACCCTTGAAGCCCCAGCCGGGAACCTGGATCCGTGGCGCAGTTACCTGAACCTTCGACGCCGGAACCCGGCACCGTTCGCCAGTTACCTGCGGTTCGGCGAACTGGTGGTCGCGAGTACGTCGCCCGAGCGGTTCCTTCGCATCCTGTCCGATGGGGGCATGCGCGCCGAGCCGATCAAGGGCACCCGACGCCGTTCCCCGGACGCAGCCGAAGACTCGGCGCTGCGGCACGAGCTGGAGACGTCGCCGAAGGACCGCGCCGAGAACATCATGATCGTGGACTTGCTGCGCAACGACCTGAGCCACTTCGCCATCCCCGGTTCGGTGACAGTGAGCCGACTGTGCGCCATTGAAAGCTACGCCACGGTCCACCAAATGGTCAGTACCATCGACGCCCACCTGAAGCCGGGCGCACCACGTGCCGAAGCCCTGGCCGCTGCCTTCCCGGCCGGCTCCATGACGGGTGCGCCGAAGATCAGCACCATGGACATCCTGGACCAGCTGGAGGCTGGGCCACGGGGCATCTACTCGGGCGCCATTGGGTACTTCTCGCTGAACGCTGCCACGGACCTCGCTGTCGTCATCCGCACGTTGGTGGTGAACCCCGACGGCGACGGCGGGCGCACGCTGTCCCTCGGGGTGGGCGGGGCCATCACCGCGGATTCCGTGGCCGATGACGAGTACGAAGAGATCCGCACCAAGGCGTTCGGTGTCCTGTCGACGTTGGGCGCCGAATTCCCGGGCTGA